Proteins from one Thermodesulfovibrionales bacterium genomic window:
- a CDS encoding response regulator encodes MERKHRVLIIDDDERHLIATKEILEGEGYEVIIHQGAFGSTAIIGNIRPDLVLLDVNMPGLSGEKLATLLKSNDKTRSIPVVFYSSNDEDSLRKAVAEYKVKGYICKGNLCELRTKVAYYLMSGAGQKQCSISKQEN; translated from the coding sequence ATGGAACGTAAACATAGGGTTCTAATCATTGATGATGATGAAAGACATCTAATTGCAACAAAAGAAATTCTTGAAGGTGAAGGATATGAGGTAATTATCCATCAGGGAGCCTTTGGTTCAACTGCTATCATAGGAAATATAAGACCTGATCTTGTTTTACTTGATGTTAATATGCCAGGACTTTCAGGAGAAAAACTTGCCACTCTTTTAAAATCAAATGATAAAACAAGATCAATTCCAGTTGTATTTTATTCATCTAATGATGAGGATTCACTCAGAAAGGCTGTTGCTGAATATAAAGTGAAAGGTTATATATGCAAGGGTAACTTATGTGAGCTCAGGACAAAAGTCGCTTACTACCTTATGTCAGGCGCAGGACAGAAACAGTGTTCTATTAGTAAACAGGAAAATTAG
- a CDS encoding ATP-binding protein, whose translation MELSDLVSPAVGKLITSREWLAPNTLTNLVAERFFESAKREAIALVECGEPVALVTRPKLLFTLFRRYGFELYGKKPVILIADPEPLIINEAERLDVAIEMALDRPPEDIYDDIVVVDDHGYYKGLLSVKQLIIQQSNALANSIIQKELAHERAKELERLNALKSQFIAHVTHELRSPVNAIMGLAELMRISAEKGYIDQLKDRLSLLMSSAANLKAVINNILDLAKIEAGKMEVFIEEFDLLSLMREVIETTRVLLGNKPVEVILLSSYSTLILESDPVKVRQILINLTSNAAKFTERGRITLSLLKEDGHVKIQVSDTGIGIKKEDLQKLFTAFSQLEDVKTRRYEGTGLGLTITKNLVDLLGGKISVSSKYGEGTTFEVLLPLIYKKEEYYGT comes from the coding sequence ATGGAGTTATCAGATTTGGTTTCTCCAGCAGTTGGAAAGTTGATAACCTCCAGAGAATGGTTAGCACCGAATACTTTGACAAATCTTGTAGCTGAGAGATTTTTTGAGTCGGCAAAGAGAGAGGCAATAGCCCTCGTGGAATGCGGTGAACCTGTAGCTCTTGTAACAAGACCAAAATTGCTATTTACTCTGTTTAGGAGGTATGGATTTGAGCTTTACGGAAAGAAGCCGGTTATTTTGATAGCTGATCCTGAGCCACTAATAATAAATGAAGCAGAGAGATTGGATGTGGCTATAGAAATGGCACTGGATAGACCGCCAGAAGACATTTATGATGACATTGTTGTAGTGGATGATCATGGTTATTATAAAGGACTGCTTTCTGTTAAACAGCTCATAATCCAGCAGAGTAATGCACTTGCAAATAGCATAATACAGAAGGAGCTTGCACATGAAAGAGCAAAGGAACTGGAGAGATTGAATGCGTTGAAATCTCAGTTTATTGCCCATGTGACTCATGAACTGAGATCACCAGTTAATGCCATCATGGGGCTTGCTGAACTCATGAGGATATCTGCTGAGAAAGGTTATATTGACCAGCTCAAGGACAGGCTTTCGCTTTTGATGTCAAGTGCAGCAAACCTTAAGGCGGTAATAAATAATATCCTTGATCTTGCAAAGATAGAGGCAGGAAAGATGGAGGTATTTATTGAGGAATTTGACCTCCTTTCATTAATGCGTGAGGTTATTGAGACAACTCGTGTTCTTTTAGGAAATAAGCCTGTTGAGGTAATACTCCTTTCATCTTACAGTACTTTAATCTTGGAGTCCGACCCAGTTAAGGTTAGGCAGATATTAATTAATCTTACGAGTAATGCAGCAAAATTTACAGAGAGGGGAAGGATAACTCTTTCTCTTTTAAAAGAAGATGGGCATGTAAAAATTCAAGTTAGTGATACAGGCATAGGAATAAAGAAAGAGGACCTCCAGAAGCTTTTTACTGCCTTCAGTCAGCTTGAGGATGTAAAGACAAGAAGATACGAAGGTACAGGCCTCGGATTAACCATAACAAAAAATCTTGTAGATCTTCTAGGAGGAAAAATTTCTGTTTCAAGCAAATATGGAGAGGGTACCACATTTGAGGTCCTTCTTCCTTTAATCTATAAAAAGGAGGAGTACTATGGAACGTAA
- a CDS encoding phosphate-starvation-inducible PsiE family protein — translation MRIFKKVTDIIIKLLIPLVILTLMIGIARVYLDLKVVFKSEQISKGFDIMVTNILTMFIVIELLRSIIDYFEVHRLKITFIVDAVMVFILREIMIGLYHHNTGAQEIIALAVLLLVLGGIRVLAVIYSPDRKEVKHE, via the coding sequence ATGAGAATCTTTAAAAAGGTAACTGACATAATAATCAAACTTCTGATACCCCTTGTGATTCTGACACTCATGATAGGAATTGCAAGGGTCTATCTTGATCTTAAGGTTGTATTTAAGAGTGAGCAGATATCTAAGGGCTTTGACATAATGGTAACAAATATCCTCACCATGTTCATAGTTATAGAGCTCCTGAGGAGTATTATTGATTATTTTGAGGTACACAGACTCAAGATAACCTTTATCGTGGATGCTGTAATGGTATTTATACTGAGAGAGATAATGATAGGGCTCTATCATCATAATACAGGTGCACAGGAGATAATTGCCCTTGCCGTACTCTTGCTTGTGCTTGGAGGCATAAGGGTACTGGCAGTAATCTATTCTCCTGATAGAAAGGAGGTTAAACATGAATAA
- a CDS encoding metallophosphatase family protein: MAILGDIHGNIEALRAVYNESLSQKVDKIYHLGDLGGYAPFLNEVVDFLIEHNIDGVQGNYDYAVAHNKEHCGCRYEDPLQAEMAQIAFEWTKRHATERTREYMRSLPFQIELEIHGWKIKIFHATPIKNNLYWYEERDEKFFLQMADRAGADIMIYGHTHLPYRKDIGNKIFINAGSVGRPKDGDPRACLCVVDIEEKDIKTEFLRIPYDIEKITSAIIASGLPPYFSECLRKGI; the protein is encoded by the coding sequence ATGGCTATCCTTGGTGATATTCATGGAAATATAGAAGCCTTAAGGGCTGTCTACAATGAATCTCTGTCACAGAAAGTGGACAAGATTTATCACCTAGGTGATCTTGGAGGTTATGCACCCTTTTTAAATGAGGTAGTCGATTTCCTGATTGAGCATAATATAGATGGTGTGCAGGGAAACTATGACTATGCAGTGGCGCATAACAAAGAACACTGTGGATGCAGATACGAGGATCCCCTTCAGGCGGAGATGGCACAGATAGCCTTTGAATGGACCAAGAGGCATGCTACAGAGCGTACCAGGGAATATATGAGGTCACTTCCCTTTCAGATAGAACTTGAGATTCATGGCTGGAAGATAAAGATATTTCATGCAACGCCAATAAAGAATAATCTTTACTGGTATGAAGAAAGGGATGAAAAGTTCTTTCTACAGATGGCTGATAGAGCCGGAGCAGATATAATGATTTACGGTCATACCCACCTTCCTTACAGAAAGGATATAGGAAATAAGATATTCATTAATGCTGGAAGTGTTGGTAGACCGAAGGATGGAGATCCCAGGGCCTGTCTGTGTGTTGTTGATATAGAAGAAAAAGATATAAAAACAGAATTTTTAAGGATACCTTATGACATAGAAAAGATTACATCTGCCATAATTGCCAGCGGGCTTCCACCTTATTTCTCAGAATGTCTCAGAAAGGGTATATAG
- a CDS encoding ceramide glucosyltransferase: MEIFYISAALTVLGFTAYLLQIVAVWMTFKNKKHDSDYGDISSSSDREPGAPFQPPVSILKPLKGLDDNLLDNLESFCKLDYPEYEIIFSLQDHNDPAYRIARKIKDRYPEKDISIIVERNYSGLNPKINNLIPAYRAAKYDYILISDSNVMVDKNYLREIMKHMEDQEVGLVTNLIRGTGGRSIGSIFENLHLNTFILGSVCFLDRFLKMPCVIGKSMLMRKSDLESIGGLEAFKDILAEDYIIGKEIHKKGKKVILSRHMIKNVNEYWNIRRFMNRHTRWGKIRWKIGGIRYFSELLCNPVFLSFLPLALMEISDITISFALLVSVLKILSDYSLDAIIRKNETEHIPASSKIYYLLSPLKDILIGFIWFIPFVSNTVVWRGNRYIIGKNSLLSALPDTGVSALRYRIIDAIKTRFA; encoded by the coding sequence ATGGAAATATTTTATATCTCAGCAGCCCTGACAGTTCTTGGTTTTACTGCCTATCTTTTACAGATAGTTGCTGTATGGATGACATTTAAGAACAAAAAACATGATTCTGATTACGGAGACATCAGCTCATCCTCGGACAGAGAACCAGGTGCTCCTTTTCAGCCTCCTGTATCTATCCTTAAACCACTCAAAGGACTTGATGATAATCTTCTGGATAACCTTGAGAGTTTCTGTAAGCTTGACTATCCTGAGTACGAAATAATCTTTTCTCTTCAGGACCATAATGACCCTGCCTACAGGATAGCAAGAAAGATAAAGGACAGATATCCTGAAAAAGATATCTCTATCATAGTTGAGAGAAATTACAGCGGCCTGAACCCCAAGATCAACAATCTCATACCAGCATACAGGGCTGCTAAATATGATTATATACTCATAAGCGATAGTAATGTAATGGTTGATAAAAATTATCTCAGGGAAATAATGAAGCACATGGAGGACCAGGAGGTTGGCCTTGTAACCAACCTCATAAGAGGCACCGGAGGAAGGTCTATCGGCTCGATCTTTGAAAATCTCCACCTCAACACTTTTATACTTGGAAGTGTATGCTTTCTCGATAGATTTTTAAAGATGCCCTGTGTTATTGGAAAATCAATGCTTATGAGAAAGAGTGATCTTGAGAGTATTGGAGGACTCGAGGCTTTCAAGGATATCCTTGCAGAGGACTACATTATCGGTAAGGAGATACACAAGAAGGGTAAGAAAGTCATACTCTCACGCCACATGATCAAGAATGTCAATGAATACTGGAACATCAGAAGATTTATGAACAGACACACAAGATGGGGCAAGATAAGGTGGAAGATAGGTGGTATAAGATATTTTTCCGAGCTGCTCTGTAACCCGGTATTTCTGTCATTCCTTCCTCTGGCATTAATGGAGATATCAGACATAACAATATCCTTTGCACTCCTTGTTAGTGTCCTGAAAATCCTTTCTGATTACTCTCTGGATGCCATTATAAGAAAGAATGAAACTGAACATATTCCTGCCTCTTCAAAGATATATTATCTGTTATCACCATTAAAGGATATCCTGATAGGATTTATCTGGTTCATTCCATTTGTAAGCAATACTGTTGTATGGAGAGGTAACAGGTATATTATAGGAAAAAACTCCTTGCTCTCTGCGCTTCCTGATACAGGTGTGAGTGCTTTAAGATACAGAATAATAGATGCAATAAAGACAAGGTTTGCATGA
- a CDS encoding PHP domain-containing protein, with protein MLLCDFHIHTKYSDGSLELRKVVDIFGQAGFDVIAITDHVVNGDSSIGQLARRFRLSVVEENFVEYISEIRYEAERAWNKYGMLVIPGVEISKNYISPERSAHILIIDIKEFIPACLSYEQIFLRAKEQDALIVACHPHHTSDITRDTLFLWNNRERYAKYIDAWEIANRDDVFNVISLKKYPYIANSDFHKARHLYSWKTLLNCEKNVEAIKECIRNNRGVAITLFRN; from the coding sequence ATGCTCCTCTGTGATTTTCATATTCATACTAAGTACTCCGATGGCTCACTGGAGTTAAGAAAGGTAGTTGATATATTTGGTCAGGCAGGATTTGATGTAATAGCAATAACAGACCATGTAGTTAATGGAGACAGTTCTATAGGTCAGCTGGCAAGGAGATTCAGACTCTCGGTTGTTGAGGAAAACTTTGTTGAATACATCTCAGAGATAAGATATGAGGCAGAGAGGGCATGGAATAAATACGGGATGCTCGTTATACCTGGAGTAGAGATAAGCAAGAATTATATTTCACCTGAAAGGTCAGCTCATATCCTAATAATTGACATAAAGGAGTTTATTCCGGCCTGTCTAAGCTACGAGCAGATATTTCTCAGGGCAAAAGAGCAGGATGCCCTTATTGTAGCTTGCCATCCCCATCACACAAGCGATATAACAAGGGATACCCTCTTTCTATGGAATAACAGGGAAAGGTATGCAAAATACATAGACGCCTGGGAGATTGCAAACAGGGATGATGTTTTTAATGTTATAAGCCTTAAGAAATACCCTTACATAGCAAACAGTGATTTTCACAAGGCAAGACATCTTTATTCATGGAAGACACTTCTTAACTGCGAAAAGAATGTTGAAGCAATAAAGGAATGCATAAGAAATAACAGGGGAGTAGCCATAACACTATTCAGAAATTAG
- a CDS encoding family 1 glycosylhydrolase, with the protein MADNSRTFLWGVSTSAFQLEGSPYADWTSWDEILSARPDITNHYDLYKDDLLLLKELGVNAYRFSFEWSRIQPKEILWDEKALKRYKEIVKILIDNDIEPMVTLHHFTHPLWFIKKYPWHEDASIEKFLNYVERITDEIKDVRYWITFNEPYVLLLGGYLEGCMPPGIRDLSLAIKALKNILVCHAMAYEVIHSKIPDARVSLAHNMAVFAPWRRLNPLDRLLSEIAKYFYNHSLIDAFITGRLRLRLPFKKSIEMDVPIKGKLDFFGVNYYTRIHIRFNPFKKMGIELRHRDIDGYGLTDMGWEIYPHGLERVLRYASRLNVPIIITENGIATHDSEKKIKFMKRHIDVLEKCIRDGIDVRGYFYWSLIDNYEWLQGLDARFGLYKVDFDTLERKPTSAAAYYSYIIKSRKF; encoded by the coding sequence ATGGCGGACAATAGCAGGACCTTTTTATGGGGTGTATCGACATCTGCCTTTCAGCTTGAGGGTTCTCCCTATGCTGACTGGACGTCCTGGGATGAGATACTCAGTGCAAGACCTGATATAACAAACCACTATGACCTTTATAAAGATGACCTTTTATTGCTTAAGGAACTGGGTGTTAATGCCTACCGCTTTTCCTTTGAATGGAGCAGAATCCAGCCAAAAGAAATCCTCTGGGATGAAAAAGCCCTTAAGCGTTATAAGGAGATAGTGAAGATCCTTATTGATAACGATATAGAACCAATGGTAACCCTTCATCACTTTACCCATCCCTTATGGTTCATTAAAAAATATCCCTGGCATGAGGATGCATCCATAGAGAAATTTTTAAATTATGTAGAAAGGATAACTGATGAGATAAAGGATGTGAGGTACTGGATAACCTTTAATGAACCCTATGTCCTTCTGCTCGGTGGTTATCTGGAGGGCTGTATGCCTCCAGGGATCAGGGATCTCTCACTGGCAATAAAGGCCTTAAAAAATATCCTTGTCTGTCATGCCATGGCTTATGAGGTTATTCATTCAAAAATACCCGATGCCAGGGTAAGCCTTGCCCATAACATGGCAGTCTTTGCACCATGGAGGAGGTTAAACCCTTTAGACAGGCTACTTTCAGAGATTGCAAAATATTTTTACAATCATTCTCTAATTGATGCCTTTATTACAGGAAGGTTGAGACTGAGACTGCCTTTTAAAAAGAGCATTGAAATGGATGTCCCCATAAAGGGAAAACTTGATTTTTTTGGAGTGAATTATTACACAAGAATTCATATAAGATTTAATCCCTTCAAAAAAATGGGTATAGAGCTGAGGCACAGGGATATTGATGGTTACGGACTTACAGACATGGGATGGGAGATATATCCTCATGGTCTTGAAAGGGTTTTAAGATATGCCTCCAGGCTGAATGTACCGATAATAATAACTGAAAACGGTATTGCCACTCATGATTCAGAAAAGAAGATAAAATTTATGAAGAGACATATTGATGTCCTTGAAAAGTGTATAAGAGATGGTATTGATGTGAGGGGATATTTTTACTGGTCCCTAATAGACAACTATGAATGGCTTCAGGGTCTTGATGCAAGATTCGGTCTGTATAAGGTGGATTTTGATACCCTTGAGCGAAAACCTACCAGTGCTGCTGCCTATTATTCATACATCATAAAAAGCAGGAAATTTTAA
- a CDS encoding ATP-binding protein produces the protein MNKKSMICFFIGALLLIAALEIYFKLPRFISYLLIIVSFITIWFLWSERLKGEINRIINFLYHIRRHDFDNRDAGIIPDRENRLGDILTGIMDLASEFEIRLRELKKEKETLEKVFQNMKEGVLIIGDDNRVVLLNRGLQELLGFGNPYKDMTVTEILREAELISLMEDARSLKGSITREIPLRDGRHLSVTASPVEFGIMMTFYDITRIKRLEQVRRDFVANVAHEIKTPITAIKGFAETLLDGAMEDRENAEKFLEIIKKHSERLNSLVSDLLTLSAIEQGEIRLELIEIHLSELVDSLFLLMEEKAKAKGLYLKKMVPEETVIRADRDRLSQILLNLIDNGIKFTEFGGVTVGAYDSGGRITIFVEDTGCGIEKKHLSRLGERFYRVDRARSRELGGTGLGLAIVKHLVKAHGWDMEIESTPGKGTKVKIITG, from the coding sequence ATGAATAAAAAAAGCATGATCTGTTTTTTTATTGGAGCACTTCTTCTTATAGCTGCTCTCGAAATATATTTTAAATTGCCCAGATTTATATCCTATCTTCTTATAATTGTCTCTTTTATAACGATCTGGTTTTTATGGTCTGAAAGACTGAAAGGAGAGATAAATAGAATCATAAATTTTCTCTATCACATTCGCAGGCATGATTTTGATAACAGGGATGCAGGAATTATTCCTGATAGAGAAAACAGACTTGGAGATATCCTGACCGGAATAATGGATCTTGCCTCGGAGTTTGAGATAAGGCTGAGGGAGCTTAAAAAAGAGAAGGAGACATTAGAAAAGGTATTCCAGAACATGAAAGAAGGGGTGTTAATAATTGGAGATGACAACAGGGTGGTTCTTCTAAACAGAGGACTTCAGGAACTGCTTGGCTTTGGCAATCCATACAAAGATATGACAGTTACAGAGATTCTCAGAGAGGCTGAGCTCATCTCTTTGATGGAGGATGCAAGATCCCTTAAAGGTTCAATTACCAGGGAGATCCCTTTAAGAGATGGTAGACATCTTTCAGTAACAGCATCACCTGTTGAATTCGGCATAATGATGACCTTCTATGACATAACCAGAATCAAAAGGCTTGAGCAGGTGAGGAGGGATTTTGTTGCAAATGTAGCCCATGAGATAAAGACTCCTATCACAGCAATCAAGGGTTTTGCAGAGACACTCCTTGATGGTGCGATGGAGGACAGGGAAAATGCAGAGAAGTTTCTTGAGATCATAAAAAAGCACAGTGAAAGGCTCAATTCACTCGTGAGTGATCTCCTTACCCTTTCAGCCATAGAGCAGGGAGAGATAAGATTAGAATTAATTGAGATTCATCTGTCAGAACTTGTAGATTCCCTTTTTCTGCTAATGGAAGAAAAGGCAAAGGCTAAGGGTCTTTATCTTAAAAAGATGGTTCCTGAAGAAACAGTAATAAGGGCTGACAGGGATAGATTATCACAGATACTACTGAACCTGATTGATAACGGTATAAAGTTTACTGAATTTGGTGGTGTCACGGTAGGGGCTTATGACAGTGGAGGAAGGATAACCATCTTTGTTGAAGATACGGGATGCGGAATAGAAAAGAAGCATCTGTCCAGACTTGGAGAAAGATTTTACAGGGTTGACAGGGCCCGGTCAAGGGAACTGGGTGGCACTGGTCTTGGGCTTGCGATCGTCAAGCACCTTGTTAAGGCCCATGGGTGGGATATGGAGATCGAAAGCACACCGGGAAAAGGGACAAAGGTAAAGATAATTACAGGATAA
- a CDS encoding response regulator transcription factor: MKRILIVDDEKDLVELVSYNLKKEGFSTAASYDGPDALSKLKDNGFDLVILDLMLPGMDGLEVLRVIRSDARLSHIPVIMLTAKGEEIDRVIGLEMGADDYVTKPFSPRELIARVKALLRRISRKPETMEKILKIGDLEIDRERYSVRVKNREIRLSTTEFRLLLYLAERKGRIFSREQLLDAVWGNEVFVEPRTVDVHIRRIREQIEDDPSNPRYIKTRRGAGYYIEAEEVS, translated from the coding sequence ATGAAAAGGATACTCATAGTTGATGACGAAAAGGACCTTGTAGAGCTTGTATCCTACAATCTTAAAAAAGAGGGCTTTTCCACAGCTGCATCCTATGATGGTCCTGATGCCCTTTCAAAACTGAAAGATAATGGATTTGACCTTGTAATTCTTGACCTCATGCTTCCAGGGATGGATGGTCTTGAGGTCTTAAGGGTTATAAGATCTGATGCCAGGCTTTCTCACATACCTGTGATAATGCTCACAGCAAAGGGTGAGGAGATCGACAGGGTAATAGGTCTTGAGATGGGCGCTGATGATTATGTTACAAAACCATTCAGCCCCAGGGAACTGATAGCAAGGGTCAAGGCCCTCCTCAGAAGGATATCTAGAAAACCAGAAACTATGGAAAAGATTTTAAAGATAGGAGATCTTGAGATAGACAGGGAAAGATATTCCGTTAGGGTAAAGAACAGAGAGATCAGATTGAGTACGACAGAATTCAGGCTCCTTCTTTATCTGGCAGAAAGGAAAGGCAGAATATTTTCCAGAGAGCAGTTGCTTGATGCAGTATGGGGTAATGAGGTATTTGTTGAGCCGAGGACTGTTGATGTTCATATAAGAAGGATCAGGGAACAGATAGAGGATGACCCATCAAATCCAAGATATATAAAGACCAGGAGGGGTGCTGGATATTATATTGAGGCTGAAGAGGTTTCATGA
- a CDS encoding thioredoxin domain-containing protein has translation MNRLINEKSAYLRHAASQKIDWYPWSDEAFERAGREDKPVFLSSGAIWCHWCHVMAEESFNDEEVIEILNKDFICIKIDRDERPDIDRRLQLAVQAITGTGGWPLSVFLTPEGKPFFGGTYFPPDDRYGRPGFKRILKKVLDFYRKNKDTLMEQSSRLMDLISEKKTARGNLESDLIELARSAIISAYDPQNGGFGRAPKFPMPGTFEFLINRIFFEGNDSILTRILNTTLKSMAKGGIHDQIGGGFHRYSTDEVWIIPHFEKLCDDNAWLLRNYIDAYSLTGLPYYEEVAKGIINFIQTTLYDRDGGFYASQDADVTPDDEGGYFTWTYQEIKGLLDEKELIVITEHLFHEKGSMHHAPYKKVLFVVQEPEEIAEKLSMKTEEIREIISRAKSKLLAARRKRQEPFVDRNIYTSLNGMMITSFLKAARFLGIDDCEEVALKSLNRVFSIRYLNGELFHSENVKALLDDYIYIIEALLAAYESTGSRDYLRKASELMDKCIERFYDSESGGFFDTEEAVLGIRLKTIEDIPHPSANSLAIIMLLKLFHLTDKRTYLELAEDSLRAFSERAQEAGILCSYYFVALDWYLNMLRLSIYGGELKKTVLKTFRPYITIHYPQGEIFFAYEQKSYILPCLRERCLEPISEKEEFLRFIKEYK, from the coding sequence ATGAACAGATTGATAAATGAAAAATCAGCTTATCTCAGGCATGCAGCATCCCAGAAGATTGACTGGTATCCATGGTCAGATGAGGCCTTTGAGAGAGCAGGCAGGGAAGATAAACCTGTATTTTTAAGCTCAGGTGCTATATGGTGCCACTGGTGTCATGTAATGGCAGAGGAGAGTTTTAATGATGAAGAGGTAATAGAAATCCTGAATAAGGACTTTATATGTATAAAAATTGACAGGGACGAAAGACCAGATATAGACAGAAGACTTCAGCTTGCTGTTCAGGCAATAACCGGCACAGGTGGATGGCCCCTCAGTGTATTTCTTACACCTGAAGGAAAACCCTTTTTTGGAGGAACCTATTTTCCTCCTGATGACAGATACGGTAGACCAGGATTCAAAAGGATTCTTAAAAAAGTTCTTGATTTCTACAGAAAAAACAAAGATACCCTCATGGAGCAATCTTCAAGGCTCATGGATTTAATTTCTGAAAAAAAGACAGCCAGAGGCAATCTTGAGTCTGATCTAATAGAATTAGCAAGGTCAGCTATTATATCAGCCTATGATCCCCAGAATGGTGGCTTTGGAAGAGCACCAAAATTTCCCATGCCAGGAACTTTTGAATTTCTGATAAACAGGATATTTTTTGAAGGTAATGACAGTATCCTGACCAGAATCTTAAACACCACCCTTAAATCAATGGCAAAAGGTGGCATTCATGACCAGATAGGAGGAGGTTTTCACAGATATTCCACTGATGAGGTATGGATAATACCCCATTTTGAGAAACTATGCGATGATAATGCCTGGCTTCTGAGAAATTATATTGATGCCTACAGTCTAACTGGTTTACCATACTATGAAGAAGTGGCAAAGGGAATAATAAATTTCATACAGACCACCCTTTATGACCGTGATGGTGGTTTCTATGCCTCTCAGGATGCTGATGTAACACCTGATGATGAGGGCGGTTATTTCACCTGGACCTATCAGGAGATAAAGGGACTTCTCGATGAGAAGGAATTAATAGTCATTACAGAACATCTCTTTCATGAAAAAGGTTCGATGCACCATGCACCTTATAAGAAAGTCCTCTTTGTTGTTCAGGAACCAGAGGAGATTGCAGAAAAGCTATCAATGAAGACAGAGGAGATCAGGGAGATAATCAGTAGGGCGAAGAGCAAACTACTAGCAGCAAGAAGGAAGAGGCAGGAACCCTTTGTTGATAGAAATATTTATACATCCCTTAATGGAATGATGATAACTTCCTTTCTAAAGGCAGCAAGATTCCTGGGTATAGATGACTGCGAAGAAGTGGCGCTTAAGAGTCTGAATAGGGTTTTTTCAATTAGATACCTGAATGGTGAGCTATTTCATTCAGAAAATGTAAAGGCATTACTTGATGATTATATTTATATAATCGAGGCCCTTCTTGCAGCTTATGAGAGTACAGGGAGCAGAGATTATTTGAGGAAGGCCTCAGAATTGATGGATAAATGCATTGAAAGATTTTATGACAGTGAATCAGGTGGTTTCTTTGATACAGAGGAAGCAGTACTGGGCATCAGACTTAAGACAATTGAGGATATCCCCCACCCATCAGCAAACAGCCTTGCCATAATTATGCTTCTTAAGCTCTTTCATCTTACAGATAAAAGGACCTATCTTGAACTTGCAGAAGATTCTCTAAGAGCCTTTTCAGAAAGGGCTCAGGAGGCCGGGATCCTTTGCAGTTACTATTTTGTAGCCCTCGACTGGTATCTCAACATGCTCAGACTCTCAATTTATGGAGGAGAACTCAAAAAAACAGTACTCAAAACCTTCAGACCTTATATCACCATTCATTATCCTCAAGGAGAAATATTCTTTGCCTACGAACAAAAGAGCTATATCCTTCCCTGCCTGAGGGAAAGATGCCTTGAGCCCATCTCAGAAAAAGAGGAGTTCCTGAGATTTATTAAGGAATATAAATAA
- a CDS encoding MBL fold metallo-hydrolase, giving the protein MKKILTLSVFLSFFLLTSLNAGGDPGSSGVNGKEVLKMVENIHWLGHDTFKIVGEKVIFTDPFKLKKKDRADIILITHEHYDHCSPEDIKLIQGPDTVIVAPKDCAEKLSGNIKIVKPGDRINVMGVEIEAVPAYNTNKKFHPKESGWVGYIFKVNNHRIYIAGDTDYIPEMKTFKDVDIALLPVSGTYVMTAEEAVQAALDIKPKIAIPMHYASIVGTESDAKRFAELLRGKINVIIKTPE; this is encoded by the coding sequence ATGAAAAAAATTTTAACTCTCTCAGTTTTTCTGTCCTTCTTTCTTCTAACATCTCTAAATGCAGGAGGTGACCCTGGGTCATCAGGAGTAAATGGAAAGGAGGTATTAAAGATGGTAGAAAATATTCACTGGCTCGGACATGACACTTTCAAGATTGTAGGTGAAAAGGTAATCTTTACAGATCCTTTTAAGCTCAAGAAAAAGGACAGGGCAGACATTATACTTATAACACATGAGCACTATGACCATTGTTCTCCAGAGGATATAAAACTCATACAGGGACCTGACACCGTGATAGTAGCACCAAAGGACTGTGCTGAAAAACTCTCAGGCAATATAAAGATAGTAAAACCAGGGGACAGAATAAATGTCATGGGAGTTGAGATAGAGGCAGTGCCAGCCTACAATACGAATAAAAAATTTCATCCAAAGGAAAGTGGATGGGTTGGCTATATCTTTAAGGTTAATAACCATAGGATCTACATAGCAGGAGACACGGATTATATACCTGAGATGAAGACATTTAAGGATGTGGACATAGCCCTGCTTCCTGTTTCAGGAACCTATGTAATGACAGCAGAGGAGGCAGTCCAGGCAGCCCTTGACATAAAACCAAAGATTGCTATACCAATGCATTATGCCTCGATTGTTGGAACAGAATCAGATGCAAAGAGATTCGCGGAGCTTCTTAGGGGGAAGATAAATGTCATCATAAAAACACCTGAATAG